In the genome of Variibacter gotjawalensis, one region contains:
- a CDS encoding vWA domain-containing protein, giving the protein MDSDDQDFEVKEGAGRLAENIVHFARALRVAGLPVGPGAVLDALSAVETARVGTKDDFYWTLHAVFVKRHEHTMIYDQAFRLYFRKRGYLEQLMAMMMPQVVTPPSEEKPKAASQRVQDALFQGMEKKVEEKRETELDMRLTVSDREVLQRKDFAQMSAAEIAEARAAIARMTLPLNEVKTRRLMPHRHGHIMDVRATLRASMKSGGSLIDLKYRGPRTKLPPIVALLDISGSMSQYTRLFLHFLHAVTDNRKRVHTFLFGTRLTNVSRQLRERDPDDALAACSAGVQDWSGGTRIATSLHEFNKRWARRVLGQGAIVLLFTDGLERDADDTLGFEMDRLHRSCRRLVWLNPLLRFDGFEARARGIQSMLPHVDDFRSIHNLESVASLCRVLSEDGSRAGDPKAWLRKAAA; this is encoded by the coding sequence ATGGACTCTGACGACCAGGACTTCGAAGTCAAAGAAGGTGCCGGCCGCCTGGCCGAGAACATCGTGCATTTCGCGCGCGCTTTGCGTGTCGCGGGATTGCCGGTGGGGCCGGGCGCCGTTCTCGATGCGTTGAGTGCCGTAGAGACGGCGCGCGTCGGTACCAAGGATGACTTTTACTGGACGCTGCATGCCGTGTTCGTGAAGCGCCACGAGCACACGATGATCTACGATCAGGCGTTCCGGCTCTACTTCCGCAAGCGCGGCTATCTCGAACAACTGATGGCGATGATGATGCCGCAAGTCGTCACGCCGCCGTCGGAGGAGAAGCCGAAAGCCGCTTCGCAGCGCGTGCAGGATGCGCTCTTCCAGGGCATGGAGAAGAAGGTCGAGGAAAAGCGCGAGACCGAACTCGACATGCGTTTGACGGTATCGGACCGCGAAGTGCTGCAGCGGAAAGACTTCGCGCAGATGAGCGCGGCCGAAATCGCCGAAGCGCGCGCCGCGATTGCCCGTATGACGCTGCCGCTCAACGAAGTGAAAACGCGCCGCCTGATGCCGCATCGTCACGGTCACATCATGGATGTGCGTGCCACGCTGCGCGCGAGCATGAAGTCCGGCGGCAGCTTGATCGATCTCAAATATCGCGGGCCGCGCACCAAGCTTCCGCCGATCGTCGCGCTGCTCGATATTTCGGGGTCGATGAGCCAGTACACGCGACTGTTCCTGCATTTCCTTCATGCCGTGACGGACAACCGCAAGCGCGTACATACCTTCCTGTTCGGCACGCGCCTGACGAACGTCTCGCGTCAGCTGCGCGAGCGCGACCCGGACGATGCGCTGGCGGCCTGTTCTGCCGGTGTACAGGACTGGTCCGGCGGAACGCGCATCGCGACCTCATTGCATGAGTTCAACAAGCGCTGGGCGCGCCGCGTGCTCGGGCAGGGCGCCATCGTGCTGCTGTTCACCGACGGCCTTGAGCGCGACGCCGACGATACACTCGGCTTCGAGATGGACCGGCTGCACCGCTCGTGCCGGCGGCTTGTCTGGCTCAATCCACTTTTGCGTTTCGACGGGTTCGAGGCGCGTGCGCGCGGCATCCAATCTATGCTGCCCCACGTTGATGATTTCAGATCGATCCATAACTTAGAGTCGGTGGCTTCGCTCTGCCGTGTCCTCTCAGAGGACGGTAGCAGGGCGGGCGATCCGAAAGCATGGCTGCGCAAGGCCGCGGCCTAA
- a CDS encoding AAA family ATPase, with the protein MKKPAKTSAASSAKTPGSIDATLELLSGADYLADRSLATVLFLALRMGRPLFLEGEAGVGKTEIAKVLSETLGRKLIRLQCYEGLDVSAAVYEWNYAAQMIAIRLAEANDVADREKLSSDIFDDRYLIKRPLLQALEPNPGGAPVLLIDELDRTDEAFEAFLLEVLADFQVTIPEMGTIKAAEPPIVIITSNRTREVHDALKRRCLYHWVGYPSAERELAIVRAKIPGIGKTLSMQIVHFVQALRREDLFKAPGVAETLDWATALSELDTVALDPETVADTLGVLLKYQDDIARLDGTKAKALLDEVRAELRAAE; encoded by the coding sequence ATGAAGAAACCCGCCAAAACTTCCGCTGCTTCAAGCGCCAAAACGCCTGGCTCGATAGACGCGACGCTGGAACTCCTGTCCGGCGCCGACTATCTGGCCGACCGCTCGCTCGCGACCGTGCTCTTCCTCGCGCTCCGTATGGGGCGTCCACTTTTTCTTGAAGGCGAGGCAGGCGTCGGCAAAACCGAGATCGCCAAGGTGCTGAGCGAGACGCTCGGCCGCAAGTTGATCCGCCTTCAGTGTTACGAGGGGCTCGACGTCTCCGCCGCGGTCTATGAGTGGAACTATGCCGCGCAGATGATCGCCATCCGCCTCGCCGAGGCGAATGACGTGGCGGACCGCGAGAAGTTATCGAGCGATATTTTTGACGACCGCTATCTGATCAAGCGGCCACTGCTGCAGGCGCTCGAGCCGAATCCAGGCGGCGCGCCGGTGCTACTGATCGACGAACTCGACCGCACAGACGAAGCGTTCGAGGCGTTCCTTCTCGAAGTGCTCGCGGACTTTCAAGTCACGATTCCGGAAATGGGGACGATCAAGGCGGCCGAGCCGCCGATTGTCATCATCACGTCGAACCGGACGCGTGAGGTGCACGACGCATTGAAGAGACGCTGTCTGTATCACTGGGTCGGCTATCCGAGCGCCGAGCGCGAACTCGCGATCGTCCGGGCCAAAATTCCAGGCATCGGCAAAACTCTTTCGATGCAGATCGTGCACTTCGTGCAGGCGCTGCGTCGCGAAGATTTGTTCAAGGCGCCGGGCGTCGCCGAGACGCTGGATTGGGCAACCGCTTTGTCAGAACTCGACACCGTGGCTCTCGACCCTGAAACGGTCGCGGACACGCTCGGCGTGCTGTTGAAGTATCAGGACGACATCGCGCGTCTCGACGGGACAAAGGCGAAGGCCTTGCTCGACGAGGTGCGCGCGGAACTTAGGGCGGCGGAGTAA
- a CDS encoding XdhC family protein, with the protein MDLKILSTLNAERASRRAAIVVTNPDTSAQRLVKGEDVGRDPIADVLRARLRSGKSGMEETPEGRVFLTVYVPPPRLVAIGAVHISQALAPMAKMLGYDVTVVDPRTAFATSERFPDVPVIAEWPDVALPPLGIDRYTAFVALTHDPKIDDPALLHAFAKECFYIGALGSRKTHGRRLERLKGQGASDDDLARIHAPIGLNIGAISPPEIAVSIMAEITGALRQERVAARQEKVA; encoded by the coding sequence GTGGATCTGAAGATACTTTCGACGCTGAATGCCGAACGCGCGTCTCGCCGCGCCGCGATCGTTGTCACCAATCCGGATACGAGCGCGCAGCGTCTCGTTAAAGGCGAAGACGTCGGCCGCGATCCGATTGCGGATGTTCTGCGCGCGCGTCTCCGCTCCGGCAAAAGCGGCATGGAGGAGACACCGGAAGGCCGCGTGTTCCTCACCGTCTACGTTCCGCCGCCGCGCCTTGTTGCCATTGGCGCCGTGCACATCAGCCAAGCGCTGGCGCCCATGGCCAAGATGCTGGGTTATGACGTTACCGTCGTTGACCCGCGCACCGCGTTCGCGACCTCCGAGCGTTTTCCCGATGTCCCCGTGATCGCCGAATGGCCGGACGTCGCACTGCCACCGCTCGGCATCGATCGTTACACCGCTTTCGTCGCGCTGACGCACGACCCGAAGATCGACGATCCGGCGCTGCTGCACGCCTTCGCGAAGGAGTGCTTCTACATCGGCGCACTCGGCTCGCGGAAGACGCATGGGCGGCGTCTCGAGAGGCTGAAGGGGCAGGGCGCGAGCGACGATGATCTCGCGCGCATTCATGCGCCGATCGGGCTTAACATCGGCGCGATCTCGCCGCCGGAAATTGCCGTGTCGATCATGGCGGAAATTACAGGTGCACTGCGTCAGGAACGCGTTGCCGCCCGCCAGGAGAAAGTCGCGTGA
- a CDS encoding XdhC family protein — MLARDEDILKAAEDWRRDGKGVALATVVETWGSAPRPVGSNLVIDEEGNFLGSVSGGCVEGAVVTEAIDVIESGKSKMLEFGVADETAWKVGLSCGGTIRVLVEKVD; from the coding sequence ATGCTCGCGCGTGACGAAGATATCCTGAAGGCCGCCGAGGACTGGCGGCGCGACGGCAAGGGTGTTGCTCTCGCGACCGTCGTCGAGACCTGGGGCTCGGCGCCGCGTCCGGTCGGCTCCAACCTGGTCATCGACGAGGAGGGCAATTTCCTCGGCTCGGTGTCGGGCGGCTGCGTCGAAGGCGCGGTCGTGACCGAAGCGATCGACGTCATCGAGAGCGGAAAATCGAAGATGCTCGAATTCGGTGTTGCGGACGAAACGGCCTGGAAAGTTGGCCTCTCGTGCGGCGGTACCATTCGCGTGCTCGTCGAGAAAGTAGACTGA
- a CDS encoding FAD binding domain-containing protein, translating to MYPFKVQRPTTVRQAAGALAKVEDAKLLAGGHSLIPVLKLRLNSPSVLVDLSQIPDLAGIELKGRNIVIGAMTRHKDVANSKLVLENLPALAFVPGAIGDPHVRNRGTIGGSVANNDPNADYPAACLGLGATIITNKRKIKADEFFTGMFETALEPGEIITKISFPIAKKAGYEKFKHPASGFALVGVFVAKMPSEVRVAVTGAGANGVFRVPEFEAALKSRFNPKALEGLAVSPDGMSSDIHAGAEYRAHLVGVMARRATQKALGK from the coding sequence ATGTATCCATTCAAAGTCCAGCGCCCGACGACGGTTCGTCAAGCCGCCGGTGCGCTCGCCAAGGTCGAGGACGCTAAGCTGCTCGCCGGGGGACACTCGCTGATCCCGGTGCTGAAGCTTCGGCTCAACTCGCCGTCCGTGCTCGTCGATCTTTCGCAGATCCCGGACCTCGCCGGCATCGAGCTTAAGGGCCGCAACATCGTCATCGGCGCGATGACGCGCCATAAGGACGTCGCGAACTCGAAGCTCGTGCTGGAGAACCTCCCGGCGCTCGCTTTTGTCCCGGGCGCGATCGGTGACCCCCATGTGCGCAACCGCGGCACGATCGGCGGCTCGGTCGCCAACAACGACCCGAACGCCGACTATCCTGCGGCCTGCCTCGGCCTTGGCGCGACGATCATCACCAACAAGCGCAAGATCAAAGCCGACGAGTTCTTCACCGGCATGTTCGAGACGGCGCTCGAGCCGGGTGAGATCATCACCAAAATCTCGTTCCCGATCGCCAAGAAGGCCGGCTACGAGAAGTTCAAGCACCCGGCCTCGGGCTTCGCCCTGGTCGGCGTGTTCGTTGCCAAGATGCCGTCCGAGGTCCGGGTCGCCGTTACCGGAGCGGGCGCCAACGGCGTCTTCCGCGTGCCGGAGTTTGAGGCTGCATTGAAGTCGCGGTTCAACCCGAAGGCGCTGGAAGGCCTGGCCGTCTCGCCCGACGGCATGTCGAGCGACATCCACGCCGGCGCCGAATATCGCGCCCACCTGGTTGGCGTGATGGCCCGCCGCGCGACCCAAAAGGCACTCGGCAAGTAG